The following is a genomic window from Ethanoligenens harbinense YUAN-3.
TTTTGAAGTGAAAGCATTCACCGTCGGGCCAAACGACGCCGGGCTGCGGGTGGACAAGTTCGTCGCTAAAGTCGCGCCACGCCTGCCGCAGGCCCTGCTTTACAAATATATCCGGCTCAAGCGCATCAAAGTGGGCGGCGGACGCGCCGCGATCTCCCAGCGCCTCGCCGTGGGCGACCGTGTGGAGCTGTATCTCAACGATGAGTTTTTCGAGGAAAAAGCGGCCACGTTTTTCGATGCGCCCACCGAAGTGGATATTTTATATGAGGACGAAAACATTCTGATAGCCGACAAAAAACCGGGACTGGTCGTGCATGAGGATGAATCCGGTTCGGCGGACACGCTCATCGGCCGCATCCAGCACCTGCTGTACGACCGCGGCGAATACGACCCGGAGCGGGAAAACGCGTTTGCCCCCGCGCTCTGCAACCGTATTGACCGCAACACCGGCGGCATCGTGCTGGCGGCCAAAAATGCGCCCGCTCTGCGCGTGCTCAACGAAAAAATCAAGGCGCGCGAGCTCCGCAAGCAATACCTCTGTGTGGTACACGGGCGCATGGAGCGCAGAAACGACACGATCACGACCTGGCAGGTAAAGGACGAGACGGAAAAGAAAGTGCGTGTCTATGACCGGCCCGTGCCGGGCGGCCTGACGGCTGTGACCCGCTACCGCGTGCTGGACGAGCAGGACACGCTCTCCCTTCTGGAAGTGGATCTCGTAACCGGACGCACCCACCAGATTCGCGCGACGTTCGCGCATATCGGCCACCCGCTGCTGGGCGACGGCAAATATGGCGACAACGCGCGTAACCGCCCTTACGGCGTGCGGTATCAGGCGCTGTACGCCTACCGCGTCACGTTTGCTTTTGCCGCGGATGCCGGCCCGCTGGACTATCTGAAAGGCAGGACCGTCGAGACCGGGGATATCTGGTTTGCGCAGCGCACCCGTGGGGCGCAGCCCTCCTTCCGTCTCTGGATGGACGCGCTGAAGCCCGGCCGCGCCAAGCTCTGAAACCAGCACGAAGCATACCTCAGTCGCGCCCGTTTCCACCCTCTTGAGCCATTGGTTTGGGCTGCAGATTTTTGCGCAGAAACGGCACCTTGCGCAGCAGCCGCAGCAGGCGCCCGCCCATCGGCAGCTTGGCGATGTCCTCGGCGGAGACGCCCCCGATCTTGATCATGACGGAAAAATAGATGAAAATGCCCGCCGCCACCGTGATGAGCAAAGATACGTCGCTGGCGGCGATGTTCATTTCGCCCGCACGGCGCGGGGCAAACGGCGTGTAAAGCGCATGGTAGATGAGCCAGCACGCGCCCCCCATGACCGCCGCGCCGAACACGGGCGCGCGCAGGCTGCGCAGCCCGCAGGAACCCACGCCCAGACGCTTGCGCGCCACGCGGTCGTTGAGCACGATGGTGACCAGCCAGCCCACGGCGTTGCCAATAATCGCGCCCTTTACATTCACCG
Proteins encoded in this region:
- a CDS encoding RluA family pseudouridine synthase — translated: MKAFTVGPNDAGLRVDKFVAKVAPRLPQALLYKYIRLKRIKVGGGRAAISQRLAVGDRVELYLNDEFFEEKAATFFDAPTEVDILYEDENILIADKKPGLVVHEDESGSADTLIGRIQHLLYDRGEYDPERENAFAPALCNRIDRNTGGIVLAAKNAPALRVLNEKIKARELRKQYLCVVHGRMERRNDTITTWQVKDETEKKVRVYDRPVPGGLTAVTRYRVLDEQDTLSLLEVDLVTGRTHQIRATFAHIGHPLLGDGKYGDNARNRPYGVRYQALYAYRVTFAFAADAGPLDYLKGRTVETGDIWFAQRTRGAQPSFRLWMDALKPGRAKL